Proteins from a genomic interval of Trifolium pratense cultivar HEN17-A07 linkage group LG6, ARS_RC_1.1, whole genome shotgun sequence:
- the LOC123889619 gene encoding GDSL esterase/lipase At5g18430-like translates to MQMAIPSSFVPFMILSFCMFLVVGGVIVQARAESKPRAFFVFGDSLVDSGNNNFLVTTARADAPPYGIDYPTGRPTGRFSNGLNIPDLISERLGAEPVLPYLSPRLRGEKLLAGANFASAGIGILNDTGVQFLNIIRMYRQLDYFEEYQHRVASIIGPARTKKLIDRALVLITVGGNDFVNNYYLVPYSARSRQYSLQDYVKFLIIEYRKLLQRIYDLGARRVIVTGTGPLGCAPAELAMRGTDEGCDAELQRASTLYNPQLLHMVQGLNKKIGKDVFITANTALVHADYISNPKAYGFTTSRIACCGQGPYNGIGLCTPLSDLCPDRNLYAFWDAFHPSEKANKIIVERIMSGSRRYMNPMNLSTIMELDATT, encoded by the exons AGCTGAATCCAAGCCTAGAGCTTTCTTTGTATTTGGTGATTCACTTGTTGATAGTGGCAACAACAATTTTTTGGTAACTACTGCAAGAGCTGATGCTCCTCCTTATGGAATTGATTATCCAACCGGTAGACCAACCGGTCGATTCTCCAATGGTCTCAATATTCCTGATCTTATCA GTGAAAGACTAGGTGCTGAGCCAGTGTTGCCATACTTGAGTCCACGACTAAGAGGGGAAAAGCTTTTAGCCGGAGCCAATTTTGCTTCGGCTGGAATTGGTATTCTTAATGATACCGGAGTTCAATTT CTAAATATAATTAGAATGTATAGACAATTAGATTACTTTGAAGAGTATCAACATCGAGTGGCCTCTATAATTGGACCAGCTAGGACTAAGAAATTGATCGATCGAGCATTGGTTCTCATCACTGTTGGTGGTAACGATTTCGTAAACAATTACTACTTGGTGCCTTATTCTGCAAGGTCTCGCCAATATTCGCTACAAGATTATGTCAAATTTCTCATTATAGAGTATCGCAAACTCTTGCAG AGAATATATGATCTCGGAGCTCGCAGAGTTATTGTGACAGGCACCGGACCACTAGGTTGTGCTCCGGCAGAATTAGCCATGCGTGGAACAGATGAGGGATGTGATGCTGAACTTCAAAGAGCTTCGACATTGTACAATCCTCAACTACTACACATGGTACAAGGACTCAACAAGAAAATTGGCAAAGATGTTTTTATTACAGCAAATACAGCACTAGTACATGCTGATTACATTAGCAACCCCAAAGCATATG GATTTACTACATCAAGAATTGCTTGTTGTGGGCAAGGACCCTACAATGGGATTGGACTATGCACACCACTCTCTGATCTATGCCCAGATAGAAACTTGTATGCATTTTGGGATGCATTCCATCCATCTGAAAAGGCGAACAAAATTATCGTGGAGCGAATTATGTCGGGTTCTAGAAGATACATGAATCCGATGAACCTCAGCACTATCATGGAATTGGATGCTACCACATGA